In Arthrobacter citreus, a genomic segment contains:
- a CDS encoding HAMP domain-containing sensor histidine kinase, translating to MLRRWKSASLRSQLVAIMAVLMVITVTITGLATIYVLWQILVTRLDAEISESAPAVSRYLVSDAPPTDTSLFEFYGLYLTDDGSYGPATHTNPREDAPVVPHYTVEEVLELGQRGETVPGTQAGSKGWRVKVFALESSGSVAVALPLDDVATTVDEAASLVFSVGLLGTLGATGIAYWAVTRQFRPLSQVEKTAAAIAAGDLSRRVDVGNPATEIGRLSRSLNAMLAHIETAFAARSRSERKMRRFVQDASHELRTPLVTIRGFSELYRHGALQKPEEISAAMGRIESEAKRMGQLVEDLLTLARVDEQRPLEYEPVDLMLLGNDAAMDARASSPGREIRVVGLDGQQPRPAPTVGDEARLRQVVANLMTNALRYTPDGSPIEIAVGVAPVIHNRSDAVLEVRDHGPGISEEDAARVFERFYRADSSRYRETGGTGLGLAIVAALVAQHDGTVRLSETEGGGATMSIRLPYRAPEDFETDAG from the coding sequence TTGCTAAGGCGCTGGAAATCGGCCTCACTGCGTTCCCAGCTCGTGGCCATCATGGCCGTGCTCATGGTCATCACCGTTACCATCACGGGGCTGGCCACGATTTACGTGCTGTGGCAGATCCTGGTGACCCGTCTGGACGCCGAAATCTCCGAGAGCGCGCCTGCAGTCTCCCGCTACCTGGTGTCCGACGCTCCTCCCACCGACACGTCGCTGTTCGAGTTCTACGGCCTGTACCTGACCGATGACGGCAGCTACGGGCCCGCCACCCACACCAATCCCCGGGAGGACGCCCCAGTGGTGCCGCACTACACCGTGGAAGAGGTCCTGGAACTCGGCCAACGGGGCGAAACGGTTCCGGGTACCCAGGCCGGCAGCAAGGGATGGCGGGTGAAGGTGTTTGCCCTGGAGAGCTCAGGCTCCGTGGCCGTGGCCCTGCCGCTCGATGACGTGGCCACCACCGTGGATGAGGCGGCATCACTGGTTTTCTCCGTGGGGCTGCTCGGTACCCTCGGCGCCACCGGCATTGCCTACTGGGCGGTCACCCGCCAGTTCCGGCCGCTGAGCCAGGTGGAAAAAACAGCGGCCGCCATCGCCGCGGGCGATCTGTCCCGCCGTGTCGACGTCGGGAATCCCGCCACGGAAATCGGCCGGCTGTCCCGGTCGCTTAACGCAATGCTGGCCCACATTGAAACCGCTTTTGCTGCCCGGTCCAGGTCCGAGCGAAAGATGCGCCGCTTCGTCCAGGATGCCTCCCACGAGCTGCGCACGCCGCTGGTGACGATCCGGGGTTTCTCCGAGCTGTACCGCCACGGAGCACTGCAGAAACCCGAGGAAATCTCTGCTGCCATGGGGCGGATCGAGAGCGAGGCCAAACGGATGGGCCAGTTGGTGGAGGACCTGCTCACTCTGGCCCGCGTTGATGAACAGCGCCCGCTTGAATATGAGCCGGTGGACCTGATGCTCCTGGGCAACGATGCCGCAATGGATGCGCGTGCCAGTTCACCCGGACGCGAGATCAGGGTTGTCGGACTGGATGGCCAGCAGCCGCGGCCGGCGCCCACTGTCGGTGACGAGGCACGGCTGCGGCAGGTTGTCGCGAACCTCATGACCAATGCCCTGCGCTACACGCCCGACGGGTCCCCGATCGAAATTGCCGTGGGCGTTGCCCCCGTCATCCACAACCGCTCCGATGCGGTGCTGGAGGTGCGCGACCACGGACCGGGGATCTCCGAAGAAGATGCCGCACGGGTCTTCGAGCGGTTCTACCGGGCGGATTCCTCGCGCTACCGCGAAACCGGCGGCACCGGACTGGGCCTGGCGATCGTCGCGGCGCTGGTGGCCCAGCATGACGGCACGGTTCGCCTCTCGGAAACGGAAGGCGGCGGGGCAACCATGTCCATCCGGCTGCCGTACCGTGCTCCGGAGGATTTCGAGACCGACGCCGGGTAG
- a CDS encoding helicase-associated domain-containing protein — protein MSAIRALAEDLAARSDDQLRELLAARPDLILPPVPDFQALAARASTRISVQRVLEKLTSPELQVLEAVDLTTNEDSHLSTTASWLKSAIAGSTIKALDAILNHLHALALLRRATPHPGAPKADASRRFYLPVAVLGEALGAYPAGLGRPYSTLAVQHPEFGQRLVGIVEGLRRSGIPMERADTPATAAHSLHHLVSDPSGWARLMADAPPQTLELLRRFKYSPVGTIPKKAAMGRAVLDNPSPTPVEWLMARGLLVPLDALHVELPRPVGQASRGHVIVSDFKLQPPAPVTRRVLDSVRDNAAYGAVAETLRLLTELLAVARATPISTLRSGGVGVREVRRVSECLRIDAPATAWLLELGALSGLLSLDVTTSRWCATEGTWLTLDRHDQWKQLVAAWLDADRAPSLVGSPLPGGGAINALAAEASRPDAPLVRQRALEMLAKLAAEDVRVQGTTGALDTESLVSALTWHQPRLQRRFARLVPGILKEAAQLGLLGSGALTDLGAAVAASDWDGALQRLHDALPEPLNSFLLQADLTAVAPGYLEPGVARRLASISDAEGQGPAAIYRFSADSIRRALDSGQDAADILDFLRRHSATEVPQPLRYLVEDTAARYGRLRVGAAASYLRSDDEDGLSGLLADPRTASLGLVRLSPTVVGSVASAQELSYTLRELGYSPALEGRARPVAGSHAHPPITVAPASKTRLNPWELTDDDIANQLAALRGEGPPVAGRSESQPLVGLEILREAIRTRSSVRMGVVDGQGNQRQEIFVPLSVTDGRVRVFDPRRDVERVVSVHRIMDVEIVEDTPAHG, from the coding sequence ATGTCCGCGATCCGAGCTTTAGCCGAAGATCTAGCTGCACGCAGTGATGACCAACTGCGTGAATTGCTTGCGGCCAGACCTGATCTCATCCTGCCTCCCGTTCCCGATTTCCAGGCCCTTGCGGCCCGTGCCTCCACTCGGATCAGCGTCCAGCGCGTGCTGGAAAAACTCACGTCACCGGAACTGCAGGTCCTCGAGGCCGTGGACCTGACCACCAACGAGGACTCCCACCTCAGCACCACGGCGTCCTGGCTGAAAAGCGCCATTGCCGGATCCACCATCAAGGCACTGGATGCAATCCTGAATCACCTGCATGCCCTGGCCCTGCTGCGGCGGGCAACACCGCATCCCGGTGCCCCGAAGGCCGATGCCAGCAGGCGTTTCTATCTCCCGGTCGCGGTTCTGGGCGAGGCGCTCGGGGCATATCCGGCGGGCCTGGGGCGCCCTTATTCCACCCTCGCCGTCCAGCATCCCGAGTTCGGCCAGCGCCTGGTTGGAATAGTGGAAGGACTGCGCAGGAGCGGCATCCCCATGGAACGGGCGGACACTCCCGCCACCGCCGCCCATTCCCTGCACCACCTGGTTTCGGATCCGTCGGGCTGGGCCCGGCTCATGGCCGATGCCCCGCCGCAAACGCTGGAACTGCTGCGCCGCTTCAAGTACTCCCCAGTTGGCACCATTCCGAAAAAGGCCGCCATGGGACGCGCCGTGCTGGACAACCCCTCCCCCACCCCCGTGGAGTGGCTAATGGCGCGCGGACTGCTGGTCCCCCTGGACGCCCTGCATGTTGAGCTTCCGCGGCCGGTGGGGCAGGCATCCCGCGGCCATGTCATAGTTTCCGATTTCAAGCTCCAGCCGCCGGCACCGGTGACGCGCAGGGTTCTGGACAGTGTCCGGGACAATGCCGCCTACGGTGCAGTGGCGGAAACCCTTCGCCTGCTCACCGAGCTTTTGGCCGTTGCCAGGGCAACTCCCATCAGCACGCTCCGCTCCGGCGGGGTGGGTGTGCGCGAGGTTCGCCGGGTCTCCGAATGCCTGCGCATCGATGCGCCTGCCACCGCATGGCTGCTTGAACTCGGCGCCCTGTCGGGCCTGCTGTCGCTGGATGTCACCACGTCCCGCTGGTGCGCCACCGAGGGAACCTGGCTGACCCTGGACCGGCACGACCAGTGGAAGCAGCTCGTCGCAGCATGGCTGGATGCGGACCGCGCACCCTCCCTGGTGGGCAGCCCCCTCCCCGGCGGCGGCGCCATCAATGCCCTGGCCGCTGAGGCATCACGCCCGGATGCGCCGCTGGTGCGGCAGCGGGCCTTGGAAATGCTCGCCAAGCTGGCGGCCGAGGACGTGCGTGTCCAGGGCACCACCGGCGCCCTGGACACGGAGTCGCTGGTCAGCGCCCTGACCTGGCATCAGCCCCGCCTGCAGCGGCGGTTCGCCCGCCTGGTGCCGGGCATCCTGAAGGAGGCGGCGCAGCTTGGCCTGCTCGGTTCGGGCGCCCTGACCGACCTCGGCGCCGCCGTCGCAGCCAGTGACTGGGACGGCGCCCTGCAGCGCCTGCACGATGCCCTCCCGGAACCGCTGAATTCTTTCCTGCTGCAGGCCGACCTGACCGCTGTAGCCCCCGGGTACCTGGAACCCGGGGTGGCACGCCGGCTGGCATCAATCTCCGACGCCGAGGGCCAGGGACCGGCAGCCATCTACCGGTTTTCCGCTGACTCCATCCGCCGGGCCCTGGACAGCGGTCAGGACGCTGCGGACATCCTGGATTTCCTGCGCCGGCATTCCGCCACCGAGGTCCCCCAGCCGCTGAGGTACCTCGTGGAGGACACCGCCGCGCGCTACGGCAGGCTTCGGGTGGGCGCCGCCGCATCCTACCTGCGCAGTGATGACGAAGACGGACTGTCCGGCCTGCTCGCGGACCCGCGCACTGCGTCCCTGGGCCTGGTGCGCCTCTCACCCACCGTCGTCGGCTCGGTGGCCAGCGCCCAGGAACTCTCGTACACCCTGCGTGAACTTGGCTATTCCCCGGCGTTGGAGGGCCGCGCCCGTCCCGTGGCAGGATCGCACGCTCATCCGCCGATCACGGTGGCTCCGGCGTCGAAAACACGGCTGAACCCCTGGGAACTGACCGACGACGACATTGCGAACCAGCTGGCGGCCCTGCGCGGTGAAGGGCCCCCGGTGGCCGGCCGCAGCGAAAGCCAGCCGCTGGTCGGCCTGGAAATCCTGCGGGAGGCGATCCGCACCCGAAGCTCCGTCCGCATGGGCGTGGTGGACGGGCAGGGGAATCAGCGGCAGGAAATTTTCGTTCCCTTATCAGTCACCGACGGCCGGGTGCGGGTCTTTGACCCGCGGCGGGACGTAGAGAGAGTGGTGTCGGTGCACCGAATCATGGATGTTGAAATAGTGGAGGATACCCCGGCGCATGGCTGA
- a CDS encoding response regulator transcription factor, with amino-acid sequence MNKSSGPEARLLVVDDEPNIRELLSTSLRFAGFDVVAAANGREALAAVATHNPDLAVLDVMLPDMDGFTLTRRLRAAGQHFPVVFLTARDDTEDKVTGLTVGGDDYVTKPFSLDEVVARIRAVLRRTQPLADDDAVLRVDDLELDDDAHEVRRGGVTVDLSPTEFKLLRYLMLNPNRVLSKAQILDHVWEYDFNGDASIVESYISYLRRKIDRSPDAPALIQTKRGVGYLLRTSEKR; translated from the coding sequence GTGAATAAATCATCCGGACCTGAAGCTCGTCTCCTCGTAGTGGATGATGAGCCCAATATTCGTGAATTACTCTCCACGTCCCTGCGCTTTGCCGGTTTCGACGTCGTCGCCGCAGCCAACGGACGCGAGGCCCTTGCCGCGGTCGCAACCCACAACCCGGACCTCGCGGTGCTCGACGTCATGCTCCCGGACATGGACGGCTTTACGCTGACCCGCCGGCTGCGCGCCGCCGGACAGCATTTCCCGGTGGTCTTCCTGACGGCGCGTGATGATACCGAGGACAAGGTCACCGGCCTGACCGTTGGCGGCGACGACTACGTCACCAAGCCGTTCAGCCTGGATGAGGTGGTGGCCCGCATCCGGGCCGTGCTGCGCCGCACCCAGCCGCTGGCTGATGATGACGCCGTCCTGCGCGTTGATGATTTGGAGCTCGACGACGACGCGCATGAGGTGCGGCGCGGCGGCGTCACCGTGGACCTGTCCCCCACCGAGTTCAAGCTCCTGCGCTACCTGATGCTCAATCCCAACCGCGTACTGTCGAAGGCCCAGATCCTGGACCATGTCTGGGAGTATGACTTCAACGGTGACGCCTCGATTGTCGAGTCCTACATTTCGTATCTGCGCCGCAAGATCGACCGCAGCCCCGATGCTCCCGCCCTGATCCAGACCAAGCGCGGGGTTGGTTACCTGCTGCGTACGTCGGAGAAGCGCTAA
- a CDS encoding WXG100 family type VII secretion target: MAIVSVDSEALDAKSAEVRGTIDRLQSDINRMQSGLQSLSESWQGQASANFQQLIAEWRSTQAKVEESLTSINQALGYASGQYAETEAANVALFRH; the protein is encoded by the coding sequence ATGGCAATAGTTTCAGTGGACAGCGAGGCTCTGGACGCGAAAAGCGCAGAGGTGCGCGGCACGATAGACCGGCTGCAGTCCGACATTAACCGGATGCAGTCCGGGCTGCAGTCCCTCAGCGAGTCCTGGCAGGGACAGGCGTCCGCGAATTTCCAGCAGCTGATCGCGGAATGGCGCAGCACTCAGGCCAAGGTGGAGGAATCCCTCACCAGCATCAACCAGGCGCTCGGGTACGCCTCCGGCCAGTACGCCGAAACCGAAGCGGCCAACGTCGCACTGTTCCGGCACTGA
- a CDS encoding cold shock domain-containing protein, with protein MPIGKVKWFDTGKGFGFLATDEGQEVFLHASALPSGVTEVKPGTRMEFGVADGRRGPQALSARILEAPPSVARATRKSADDMAVITEDLIKLLDAVSNGLRKGRYPDKKHATKVAAVLRAVADDLDA; from the coding sequence GTGCCCATCGGCAAGGTCAAGTGGTTCGACACTGGTAAAGGTTTTGGGTTTCTGGCCACGGACGAGGGCCAGGAAGTATTCCTGCATGCCTCGGCCCTTCCCTCCGGTGTAACCGAGGTGAAGCCCGGGACACGGATGGAGTTCGGTGTGGCTGACGGACGCCGGGGACCGCAGGCTCTCTCAGCACGGATTCTGGAGGCGCCGCCCTCCGTGGCGAGGGCCACCCGGAAGAGCGCCGACGACATGGCCGTTATTACGGAAGACCTTATTAAACTGTTGGATGCAGTCTCGAACGGCCTGCGCAAGGGCCGCTACCCCGACAAGAAGCATGCCACCAAGGTGGCGGCCGTCCTGCGTGCCGTCGCCGATGACCTGGACGCATAA
- a CDS encoding DNA repair helicase XPB, which yields MADGPLIVQSDKTILLEVDHEQATEARHAIAAFAELERAPEHIHSYRLTPLGLWNARAAGLDAEQVLNTLLNYSRFPVPHSLLVDIEETMSRYGRLRLEKDPQHGLVLRTNDYPVLEEVLHAKKIQPLLGPRIDGETVVVQSSMRGQLKQLLLKLGWPAEDLAGYIDGTPHPIVLDEDGWALRPYQKLATENFWAGGSGVVVLPCGAGKTLVGAAAMATSSTTTLILVTNTVSARQWKDELLKRTSLTEDEIGEYSGAVKEVRPVTIATYQVLTLKRGGLYPHMELLDKNNWGLIIYDEVHLLPAPIFRMTADLQARRRLGLTATLVREDGREGEVFSLIGPKRYDAPWKDIEAQGYIAPAECIEVRVDLPRDERVAYAMAEDGDKYRLCSTSDTKTGVVEQLVRRHAGEQTLVIGQYLDQLDELAERLDAPVIKGDTPVKERQRLFNEFREGRLTTLVVSKVANFSIDLPEASVAVQVSGSFGSRQEEAQRLGRLLRPKADGKAAHFYTVVARDTLDQEFAAKRQRFLAEQGYAYSILDASDIEKPV from the coding sequence ATGGCTGACGGACCGTTGATTGTCCAGAGTGATAAGACCATCCTGCTGGAAGTGGATCATGAACAGGCCACCGAGGCCCGGCATGCCATAGCGGCCTTCGCCGAGCTGGAGCGCGCCCCCGAACACATTCACAGTTACCGGCTGACACCGTTGGGACTGTGGAACGCCCGGGCCGCGGGGCTCGACGCCGAGCAGGTGCTGAACACGCTGCTGAACTACTCGCGTTTCCCGGTGCCGCACTCGCTGCTGGTGGACATCGAGGAAACCATGTCCCGGTACGGGCGGCTGCGCCTGGAAAAGGACCCGCAGCACGGCCTGGTGCTGCGCACCAATGACTACCCGGTGCTCGAAGAAGTCCTGCACGCCAAGAAGATCCAGCCGCTGCTGGGGCCGAGGATCGACGGTGAAACCGTTGTGGTGCAGTCCTCCATGCGTGGCCAGCTCAAGCAGTTGCTGCTGAAACTCGGCTGGCCGGCTGAGGACCTTGCCGGCTACATTGACGGCACCCCGCATCCGATCGTGCTGGATGAGGACGGCTGGGCGCTGCGCCCCTACCAGAAACTGGCCACGGAGAACTTCTGGGCCGGCGGTTCCGGCGTCGTCGTCCTTCCCTGCGGGGCGGGCAAGACCCTGGTGGGTGCCGCTGCCATGGCTACCAGCTCCACCACCACGCTGATCCTGGTCACGAACACCGTCTCGGCCCGCCAGTGGAAGGACGAGCTGCTCAAGCGCACGTCCCTGACCGAGGATGAAATCGGCGAGTATTCCGGTGCGGTCAAGGAAGTCCGGCCCGTCACCATTGCCACGTACCAGGTGCTGACGCTCAAGCGCGGCGGCCTGTATCCGCACATGGAACTGCTGGATAAAAACAACTGGGGCCTGATCATCTATGACGAGGTGCATCTGCTGCCCGCACCGATTTTCCGGATGACCGCCGATCTGCAGGCACGGCGCCGCCTGGGCCTGACCGCCACCCTGGTCCGCGAAGACGGCCGCGAGGGCGAGGTCTTCTCCCTCATCGGTCCCAAGCGCTATGACGCACCGTGGAAGGATATTGAGGCGCAGGGCTACATTGCCCCGGCGGAGTGCATCGAGGTCCGGGTGGATCTGCCCCGCGATGAGCGGGTGGCTTACGCGATGGCCGAGGACGGGGACAAGTACCGGTTGTGCTCGACGTCGGACACCAAGACCGGCGTCGTTGAGCAGCTGGTGCGCCGCCATGCCGGGGAACAGACCCTGGTGATCGGCCAGTATCTGGACCAGCTGGATGAACTTGCTGAACGGCTGGACGCGCCCGTGATTAAGGGCGACACCCCCGTCAAGGAACGCCAGCGCCTGTTCAACGAATTCCGGGAGGGCCGGCTGACCACGCTGGTGGTTTCCAAGGTCGCCAACTTCTCCATCGACCTGCCCGAGGCTTCCGTGGCAGTCCAGGTATCCGGTTCCTTTGGATCCCGCCAGGAAGAAGCACAGCGCCTGGGCCGGCTCCTGCGTCCCAAGGCCGACGGCAAGGCCGCCCACTTCTACACCGTCGTCGCACGGGACACCCTCGACCAGGAGTTTGCCGCCAAGCGGCAGCGCTTCCTGGCTGAGCAGGGCTACGCCTACTCCATCCTGGACGCCTCGGACATCGAAAAGCCCGTCTAG